A single window of Methylacidimicrobium sp. AP8 DNA harbors:
- a CDS encoding class I SAM-dependent methyltransferase has product MRFAERVTSSLRNLWYRATGLPQDLLPEGTEGIRALGPKGYVGGLWEEIGELQFRFLVDQGLRPEHVLLDIGCGCLRGGNRFIRYLEPGHYLGMDKEPLLLEASKRELGADLLQEKRPELLASGSFAFRRFSRRPQWALAQSVFTHLCRRDLERCLARLRRVILPGGVFYATFFEAASPSQNPRASHSLGYFAPIPGKRWRSSAPGMAGILGISGNGTIRATSG; this is encoded by the coding sequence ATGCGATTCGCCGAACGGGTGACTTCATCCCTGCGAAACCTCTGGTACCGGGCAACCGGGCTTCCTCAGGATCTTCTCCCCGAAGGGACGGAGGGGATCCGGGCTCTCGGGCCCAAGGGATATGTTGGCGGCCTGTGGGAGGAGATCGGCGAACTCCAGTTCCGCTTCCTGGTCGATCAGGGACTCAGGCCGGAGCACGTGCTCCTCGACATCGGCTGCGGCTGCCTCCGGGGTGGCAACCGCTTCATCCGCTACCTGGAGCCCGGCCATTATCTCGGTATGGACAAGGAACCCTTGCTCCTGGAAGCGAGCAAGCGGGAGCTGGGAGCCGATCTTCTCCAGGAGAAGCGGCCCGAGCTTCTCGCTTCGGGCTCCTTCGCTTTCCGCCGCTTTTCGCGCCGGCCGCAATGGGCGCTGGCGCAATCGGTCTTTACCCACCTCTGCCGGCGTGACCTCGAGCGCTGCCTCGCCCGACTCCGCCGGGTCATCCTTCCCGGTGGGGTCTTCTACGCGACCTTTTTCGAAGCAGCGAGTCCCAGCCAAAACCCTCGCGCCAGCCACTCCCTGGGCTACTTCGCGCCTATACCCGGCAAGAGATGGAGGAGTTCGGCTCCCGGCATGGCTGGAATCCTCGGTATATCGGGGAATGGAACCATCCGCGCAACCAGCGGATGA
- a CDS encoding sulfotransferase family protein, with protein MESHAVLVLGMHRCGTSALTRCLGFLGADLGSELVEPAGDNPTGFWEDIRFLAINQRLTDLLGEEGDRWWEHSVPPEIPLSSPGVRSLMSEAVEEIRGRFAASAWWSFKDPRTLRAFPFWEEALVQAGVQIMEVIVVRHPLACAQSLLRRNDIPEERSVLLWAGQYLAHWPRVAARPFVAVDYDRVLEEPKRELRRLSDRLGLPWREAAAEEARRFLRADLRHTRFAAEDLKHRPDISPLVVETFEALEDLCVDRDLQSASARMVSLHAEFSRAIPVLRALDSEIARTVRRSHELSALQREVSALRKRMEASRTWQFLLRLQGMERAARGLRKRLLGSRADGSE; from the coding sequence ATGGAATCCCATGCGGTCCTCGTCCTCGGTATGCACCGCTGCGGCACCAGCGCCCTGACCCGGTGCCTCGGTTTTCTGGGCGCGGACCTCGGCTCGGAACTCGTCGAGCCGGCCGGAGACAATCCGACCGGCTTTTGGGAGGACATTAGGTTTCTCGCCATCAATCAACGGTTGACCGATCTGCTGGGAGAGGAGGGGGATCGCTGGTGGGAGCATTCGGTGCCGCCGGAAATCCCGTTGTCTTCCCCGGGAGTGCGCTCCCTGATGTCCGAGGCTGTCGAGGAGATCCGGGGGAGGTTTGCCGCCTCCGCGTGGTGGTCCTTCAAGGATCCCCGGACCCTGCGGGCATTTCCCTTTTGGGAGGAAGCCTTGGTTCAAGCCGGCGTGCAGATCATGGAAGTGATCGTCGTCCGCCATCCGCTCGCCTGCGCGCAGTCGCTTCTGCGGCGTAACGACATTCCGGAGGAGAGGTCCGTCCTTCTCTGGGCCGGCCAATATCTTGCCCATTGGCCCCGAGTCGCCGCCAGACCCTTTGTCGCGGTCGATTACGACCGCGTCCTGGAAGAACCGAAGCGGGAGCTGCGGCGCCTAAGCGATCGGCTGGGGCTGCCCTGGCGCGAGGCGGCGGCGGAGGAGGCGCGCCGCTTCCTGCGGGCCGACCTGCGGCACACCCGTTTTGCGGCCGAGGATCTGAAACATCGGCCCGACATTTCCCCCCTGGTCGTAGAGACCTTCGAAGCGCTCGAGGATCTTTGTGTGGACCGTGACTTACAATCGGCTTCTGCCCGGATGGTATCCCTTCACGCGGAGTTCTCTCGGGCCATTCCGGTGCTGCGCGCTCTGGATTCCGAGATAGCGCGCACTGTGCGGCGTTCGCACGAATTGTCGGCCTTGCAGCGAGAGGTGTCCGCGTTACGGAAGCGGATGGAAGCGTCGCGCACCTGGCAGTTTCTCCTCCGTTTGCAGGGCATGGAGAGAGCCGCCAGAGGGTTGCGGAAGCGACTGCTCGGATCGCGGGCCGACGGGTCGGAGTAA
- a CDS encoding class I SAM-dependent methyltransferase, whose protein sequence is MTATRPNQTIEDLSGQAEWTSGSGLLRLIPWFPIAAERPIFLSGSSRWAGHIPFAFWSVAALRPRVLVELGTMAGHSYLAFCQAIEALSLSTRAHAVDHWKGDAQAGFYKEEVYEGLKRYHDERYGRFSRLHRMNFEEALALFPEGSIDLLHIDGCPRYEAVRRDFFDWLPKLSPRAVVLLHDVTEWQSGFGVWRLWNELKIAYPSFLFPHAHGLGVLRIGPEAPEALQQLVNLSGTGAARVRRWFARLGERVAADSAEAKSKDGVASDPGIQEEGILAEPGFLLERIGRDPAWRLLGGMQILSRRSRKQLFAARAFARELADGGLPPASRWQALAALRREVDHLLASRSFRWFSSLATTSRRFVRADAEGAGAGLREALRKSFALLLAAAGAEEALPWRDCFSLPLGKTVDRQARREHYRKSLEEFLRGDDRLGLPSASEPEISIVIVLFNQAEFTYACLRSLAIHLALPSEVILVDNASTDRTGELLARVDGARVLRNAENLHFLRAANQGAAAARGRLLLFLNNDAQVVSGTVEAAREALESDPSVGAVGGRIVNLDGRLQEAGSFFRGDGSPQGYGRGDSPLRREYLFRRDTDYCSGAFLLTPAALFREMGGFDEVFAPAYFEESDYCLRLWESGKRVLYEPEAVVLHWEFGSSDARQATEWMVRNQKIFRERHRAFLREREARESGKEPAPISPRPRVRILYIDDRVPRPELGAGYPRANSVVRALVGWGAQVTFFPMSGAWEEWEEIYWNLPREVEVLRGMDSSVLKSYLEARGGGYDLVWISRPHNMAHLLAIEGWKKLLPGARLVYDAEALFALREIRGAELLQGAALPEGEAARRIAREVGWARAADRVVAVSGEEAREFQARGIEDVRVIGHAILPSPTAASFAERKDFLLVGGVRDWQSPNGDALFWFAQKVFPRIRDGWTGDPPRIVAVGEGTDSSELLDRLGPGVVGIGPVADLTPYYERARVFVAPTRFAAGIPMKAHEAAARGVPMVASSLIARQLGWDGEALLSAPVEDAESFAEACRALYADPALWERMRAGALAAVARDCDPKRFKDAVRGLVDELVRPKQGR, encoded by the coding sequence ATGACGGCCACTCGGCCGAATCAAACCATCGAGGATCTATCTGGGCAGGCGGAGTGGACGTCGGGCAGCGGCCTCTTACGCCTCATCCCCTGGTTTCCGATCGCAGCCGAGCGGCCGATCTTCCTTTCCGGTTCTTCCCGTTGGGCCGGCCACATTCCCTTCGCCTTCTGGTCGGTCGCGGCTCTTCGGCCGAGGGTCTTGGTCGAGTTGGGGACGATGGCGGGGCATTCGTATCTGGCTTTCTGCCAGGCGATCGAGGCCCTTTCCCTTTCGACGCGCGCCCATGCCGTGGATCACTGGAAGGGAGACGCGCAGGCGGGTTTTTACAAGGAGGAAGTCTACGAAGGTCTGAAGCGATACCATGACGAGCGCTACGGCCGGTTCTCGCGCCTCCACCGGATGAATTTCGAGGAGGCGCTCGCCCTTTTCCCCGAGGGGAGCATCGACCTGCTTCACATCGACGGCTGCCCCCGGTACGAGGCGGTGCGCCGCGATTTCTTCGATTGGTTGCCCAAGCTGAGCCCGCGTGCGGTAGTCCTGCTCCATGACGTGACCGAATGGCAGAGCGGCTTCGGGGTCTGGCGGCTTTGGAACGAGCTCAAGATCGCCTATCCTTCCTTTCTCTTTCCCCACGCCCACGGATTGGGGGTGCTCCGGATCGGCCCCGAGGCGCCGGAGGCGCTTCAGCAGCTTGTCAACCTTTCCGGCACCGGGGCGGCGCGAGTGCGCCGCTGGTTTGCCCGCCTGGGGGAACGGGTTGCCGCCGACTCGGCGGAAGCGAAGTCAAAGGATGGGGTTGCCTCGGATCCGGGAATCCAGGAAGAGGGCATCTTGGCCGAGCCCGGGTTTCTCCTCGAACGGATCGGGCGCGATCCGGCCTGGAGGCTTCTCGGGGGGATGCAGATCCTCTCCCGGCGGTCGAGGAAGCAGCTGTTCGCGGCGCGGGCGTTCGCCCGGGAATTGGCCGACGGGGGGCTGCCCCCCGCGAGCCGGTGGCAAGCGCTGGCGGCCCTGCGGCGGGAGGTGGATCACCTGCTGGCCTCCCGGAGCTTTCGCTGGTTCTCCTCGCTGGCGACGACCTCCCGGCGTTTCGTCCGGGCGGATGCGGAAGGGGCCGGCGCCGGATTGCGGGAGGCCTTGCGCAAGAGCTTCGCGCTTCTCTTGGCCGCGGCCGGAGCCGAGGAAGCCCTCCCCTGGCGCGACTGCTTCTCGCTGCCGCTCGGAAAAACCGTGGATCGGCAAGCCCGGCGGGAACACTATCGGAAGAGCTTGGAGGAGTTTCTCCGGGGGGACGATCGGCTGGGTCTCCCTTCGGCCTCCGAGCCCGAGATCTCGATCGTCATCGTCCTCTTCAACCAGGCGGAGTTCACCTATGCCTGCCTCCGCTCGCTGGCGATCCACCTTGCACTTCCCTCCGAGGTGATCCTGGTGGACAATGCCTCGACCGACCGGACCGGGGAGCTGCTTGCGCGGGTAGACGGGGCCCGCGTTCTCCGCAACGCCGAAAACCTCCATTTCCTGCGGGCAGCCAACCAGGGAGCCGCGGCGGCCCGGGGCCGGCTGCTGCTTTTTCTGAATAATGATGCTCAGGTTGTTTCGGGGACCGTCGAGGCCGCGCGGGAGGCGCTCGAGAGCGATCCTTCGGTCGGAGCAGTGGGAGGGCGGATCGTCAACCTCGACGGTCGGCTCCAGGAAGCGGGATCGTTTTTCCGGGGGGATGGAAGCCCTCAGGGTTACGGGCGGGGCGATAGCCCGCTGCGCAGGGAGTATCTCTTTCGCCGGGACACCGACTACTGCTCGGGGGCGTTTCTGCTGACTCCTGCCGCGCTCTTCCGCGAGATGGGCGGATTCGACGAGGTCTTCGCGCCCGCCTACTTCGAGGAGTCCGACTATTGCCTTCGGCTTTGGGAAAGCGGGAAGCGGGTGCTCTACGAGCCCGAAGCGGTGGTGCTCCATTGGGAGTTCGGCAGCTCCGACGCGCGTCAGGCCACGGAATGGATGGTGCGCAATCAGAAGATCTTCCGGGAGCGCCACCGGGCTTTCCTGCGGGAGCGGGAAGCGCGAGAGTCCGGCAAGGAACCGGCGCCGATCTCCCCGCGCCCGAGGGTGCGCATCCTCTACATCGACGACCGGGTTCCCCGACCGGAGCTCGGGGCGGGCTATCCTCGGGCCAATTCCGTCGTCCGGGCGCTGGTCGGTTGGGGCGCGCAGGTGACCTTTTTCCCGATGAGTGGAGCCTGGGAGGAGTGGGAGGAGATCTACTGGAACCTGCCTCGGGAGGTCGAGGTGCTCCGAGGGATGGACTCCTCCGTCCTCAAATCCTACCTGGAAGCTCGTGGCGGCGGGTACGATCTGGTCTGGATCTCCCGGCCCCACAATATGGCCCACCTCTTAGCAATCGAGGGCTGGAAGAAGCTCCTGCCGGGGGCGCGGCTCGTCTACGATGCCGAGGCCCTTTTCGCGCTGCGCGAGATCCGGGGCGCGGAACTGTTGCAGGGTGCCGCGCTCCCGGAGGGGGAGGCGGCGCGGCGGATCGCGCGGGAGGTTGGATGGGCCCGCGCTGCCGACCGGGTCGTGGCGGTCTCCGGGGAAGAGGCCCGGGAATTCCAAGCCCGCGGAATCGAGGATGTTCGGGTGATTGGCCATGCGATCTTGCCCTCGCCGACCGCGGCCTCCTTCGCGGAGCGGAAGGATTTCCTCCTGGTGGGGGGAGTGCGCGATTGGCAGAGCCCCAACGGCGACGCCCTCTTCTGGTTCGCGCAAAAGGTCTTCCCGAGGATTCGCGACGGATGGACAGGCGATCCTCCCCGGATCGTCGCCGTCGGCGAGGGGACCGATTCTTCGGAACTGCTGGATCGCCTCGGCCCGGGGGTGGTGGGGATCGGGCCGGTGGCGGACTTGACCCCCTACTACGAGCGGGCCCGGGTCTTCGTGGCGCCGACCCGGTTTGCCGCGGGGATTCCGATGAAGGCGCATGAGGCGGCCGCGCGGGGCGTGCCTATGGTCGCGAGCAGCTTGATCGCCCGCCAGCTGGGTTGGGATGGGGAGGCGCTCTTAAGCGCCCCGGTGGAGGACGCGGAGTCCTTTGCCGAAGCCTGCCGGGCCCTCTACGCCGATCCGGCGCTCTGGGAGCGGATGCGGGCCGGAGCCTTGGCGGCGGTCGCCCGCGACTGCGATCCCAAGCGCTTCAAGGATGCCGTTCGCGGGCTGGTCGACGAGTTGGTCCGACCGAAGCAGGGGAGGTGA
- a CDS encoding FkbM family methyltransferase, whose product MPWISYAENFEDVILRRALAEVPIGCYVDVGAGDPVRGSVTKHFYDHGWRGINLEPDPDLFPRLAAGRPRDRNLPVAAGSQNGERTLSLSPGSGLRTFRQAYALDPRNKAGFVARPVSVSVRTLDEVVAENRVDLIHFLKVDCQGSEADALRGFSFQAVRPWIVLVKATTTNGQEPSHEAWEPLLLAKDYLFVYFDGLNRFYLAKERMALRERFALPPNVFDRFIIHALPKEIRTLRVQIAQLQDYIQDYNEHNEQLRREVDRLHRKRESQPLRRIERALRTSFARRGKPSEEKPSEEPAIRTAIDEAGERAEPVRGPLQILRLSGIQGLRGRVGAIRRILVLQLDHIGDFIYRLPAHDLLRRSWPEAEITLLCGPWNVPLAERTGCFQQIIPFEFFPERSGEWRGVSNLEAERVAAIARSLGRFDLAVDLRTDPDTRFLLCHFQAELRAGFAAPEVDVVLDVALPNGELSGDLYAPTHRRSSALLLVEAIRAALQDPSSCLPSFLQGIATTESPLPRLIAVAPGCGDPVRAWPVEHFARLCALLTGQHNCTVLLVGGPAERETAEAILRDLPPERCRNLVGQVPLAEVPGLLASAQVFVGNDSGLSHIAATLGVPTVTVFSGVVDWRMAHPAGHRVSLLRIPISCSPCYSNRCPHAKACLTEIAPEAVAQEVLFYLEQQEAAGTEDHPPETGNGDPAGANGSRTADRGLPRSHA is encoded by the coding sequence ATGCCCTGGATTTCCTACGCGGAGAACTTCGAAGACGTGATCCTCCGCAGGGCCCTGGCCGAAGTCCCGATCGGGTGTTACGTCGACGTCGGAGCCGGAGATCCGGTCAGGGGCTCGGTCACCAAGCACTTCTATGACCATGGGTGGAGGGGAATCAACCTCGAGCCCGACCCGGATTTGTTTCCGAGGCTTGCGGCCGGAAGGCCGCGCGACCGCAACCTTCCGGTGGCGGCCGGCAGCCAAAACGGGGAAAGGACCCTCAGCCTCTCCCCCGGATCGGGCTTGCGCACCTTCCGCCAGGCGTATGCGCTGGATCCCCGAAACAAAGCCGGCTTCGTCGCCCGGCCCGTAAGCGTCTCCGTCCGAACTCTCGACGAGGTCGTCGCGGAGAACCGGGTCGACCTGATCCACTTCCTCAAGGTCGACTGCCAAGGGTCGGAGGCGGACGCCTTGCGGGGGTTTTCCTTCCAGGCCGTTCGTCCCTGGATCGTCCTCGTGAAAGCAACGACAACGAACGGCCAGGAACCTTCGCACGAGGCTTGGGAGCCTCTGCTTCTGGCCAAGGATTATCTCTTTGTCTACTTCGACGGCCTCAACCGGTTTTACCTGGCGAAGGAGCGGATGGCGCTCCGGGAGCGGTTCGCCCTTCCTCCCAATGTCTTCGACAGGTTCATAATACATGCACTACCGAAAGAGATCCGCACGCTCCGCGTGCAGATCGCGCAGCTTCAGGATTACATTCAGGATTACAACGAGCACAACGAGCAGCTCCGGCGCGAGGTCGACCGGTTGCACCGGAAGCGGGAGAGCCAGCCCTTGCGCCGGATCGAGCGGGCACTCCGCACGTCCTTCGCACGTCGGGGAAAGCCGTCGGAGGAAAAGCCGTCGGAGGAACCAGCCATCCGAACCGCTATCGACGAAGCGGGAGAGAGAGCGGAACCGGTCCGCGGCCCGCTCCAGATCCTCCGCCTATCGGGCATTCAAGGACTTCGCGGACGTGTCGGCGCAATCCGACGCATCCTGGTGCTCCAGCTCGACCACATCGGCGACTTTATCTACCGGTTGCCGGCGCACGATCTCCTGCGCCGGTCCTGGCCCGAAGCGGAGATCACCCTGCTCTGCGGTCCATGGAACGTTCCCCTGGCGGAGCGGACCGGCTGCTTCCAGCAGATCATCCCATTCGAGTTCTTCCCGGAGCGCTCCGGAGAATGGCGGGGAGTGAGCAACCTCGAGGCGGAGCGGGTTGCCGCCATCGCGCGCTCGCTGGGCCGGTTCGACTTGGCCGTCGACCTGCGCACCGACCCGGACACCCGCTTCCTTCTCTGCCATTTTCAGGCCGAGCTTCGCGCGGGCTTCGCGGCCCCCGAGGTCGACGTCGTCCTCGACGTCGCACTGCCCAACGGAGAACTCTCCGGGGATCTTTACGCCCCGACCCACCGGCGCTCCTCGGCCCTGCTCCTCGTCGAAGCGATCCGCGCCGCCCTCCAGGACCCCTCTTCTTGCCTGCCCTCCTTCCTGCAAGGGATCGCCACGACCGAGAGCCCCCTGCCTAGGCTCATCGCCGTCGCTCCCGGCTGCGGCGATCCGGTCCGGGCGTGGCCGGTTGAGCATTTTGCCCGCCTCTGCGCCCTCTTGACCGGCCAGCACAATTGCACCGTGCTCCTCGTCGGCGGCCCCGCGGAACGGGAGACGGCGGAAGCCATTCTTCGCGACCTCCCGCCCGAGCGCTGCCGAAACCTCGTGGGGCAGGTTCCCTTGGCAGAGGTCCCGGGCCTCCTCGCCTCGGCTCAGGTCTTCGTCGGCAACGACTCGGGCTTGAGCCACATTGCCGCTACGCTCGGGGTTCCGACGGTGACCGTTTTTTCCGGTGTCGTCGATTGGAGGATGGCCCATCCGGCAGGCCACCGCGTGAGCCTGCTTCGCATCCCGATTTCCTGTTCTCCCTGCTATTCCAACCGCTGTCCCCACGCAAAGGCCTGCTTGACCGAAATCGCCCCCGAGGCCGTGGCCCAAGAAGTGCTCTTCTACCTCGAGCAGCAAGAAGCAGCCGGAACGGAGGATCACCCGCCAGAAACGGGCAACGGGGATCCGGCCGGTGCCAATGGGTCAAGAACAGCCGATCGCGGGCTTCCTCGCTCCCACGCCTGA
- a CDS encoding glycosyltransferase family A protein, translating into MSNSFPLVTIGIPAYNSGPWIVPAIESALGQSWPNKEVLVLDDGSSDRTVQRLAAFGDRLRLLQARTGRSSLARQLLLEASSGEWVQWLDHDDYLLPEKIATQIAEAGSLAEADVLFSPFLLERWSNGSVQSCERQPLDDPRDLPRTWLSSQFPQNGALLWRREKLLALGGWKDLPVDYYDDYQIYWRAIRAGLRFRYTPTPGAVYRVCHEPSLTSSNIPEALRWRASMVREAAKELQAMDQWTRPRREAAQAEYARILRVLDRLAPQSVEPLSREARLSDLWSERALAEAAEPHVRWLVRFLGFRRACRVRRLVRSCGQAVRRARKGALDPRSPADGS; encoded by the coding sequence ATGAGCAACTCCTTCCCCCTGGTCACCATCGGGATCCCCGCCTACAACTCGGGCCCGTGGATCGTCCCCGCCATCGAGAGCGCCCTAGGGCAGAGCTGGCCGAACAAGGAGGTGCTGGTCCTCGACGACGGCTCAAGCGACCGGACCGTCCAACGCCTTGCCGCCTTCGGCGACCGCCTCCGGCTTCTCCAGGCCCGCACGGGCCGGAGTAGCCTCGCCCGTCAGCTCCTCCTCGAAGCCTCCTCCGGCGAGTGGGTCCAGTGGCTCGACCACGACGACTACCTCCTACCCGAAAAGATCGCCACCCAGATCGCCGAGGCCGGCAGCCTCGCCGAGGCCGACGTCCTCTTTTCCCCCTTTCTTCTCGAGCGATGGAGCAACGGAAGCGTCCAATCCTGCGAGCGCCAGCCGCTCGACGATCCCCGGGATCTCCCCCGGACCTGGCTCTCCTCGCAGTTTCCCCAAAACGGCGCCCTCCTCTGGCGCCGGGAGAAGCTCCTGGCCTTGGGCGGCTGGAAGGATCTTCCCGTCGACTATTACGACGACTACCAGATCTACTGGCGGGCCATCCGAGCGGGCTTACGCTTCCGCTACACCCCCACCCCCGGGGCAGTCTACCGGGTCTGCCACGAGCCGAGCCTCACCTCCTCCAACATCCCCGAAGCCCTCCGCTGGCGCGCTTCGATGGTCCGGGAGGCCGCCAAGGAACTCCAGGCTATGGACCAATGGACGCGTCCGCGCCGCGAGGCGGCCCAGGCCGAATACGCCCGGATCCTCCGAGTGCTCGACCGGTTGGCCCCGCAGTCGGTCGAGCCGCTCTCCCGCGAGGCCCGACTTTCCGATCTCTGGAGCGAGCGGGCGCTCGCCGAAGCGGCCGAGCCGCATGTCCGCTGGCTCGTCCGCTTTCTCGGCTTCCGCCGGGCGTGCCGCGTCCGTCGCCTCGTTCGCTCCTGCGGCCAAGCCGTGCGCCGCGCGCGGAAGGGGGCCCTGGATCCTCGCTCGCCCGCGGATGGCTCGTAG
- a CDS encoding glycosyltransferase has product MVAPVLWSAKALRSFLRDPKTGFVRRRIGLGAEAGVGCPESEGEPAQAEWAAALAWAFLLASATPAVSAERERLYRLLREMSPDLAQGIAVRLRAWDLLEKMAPKKGLAAAVGRVGGPKAALRMEAAMQQLRRAESAFRRRRRHILYRMGLRKQPIPACREDTEWRAFGTMASEAYASWIAAYQQLDGADREAIRREIERFPRRPLLSIVMPVFNSPAKWLQRAIDSVREQLYPDWELCIADDGSTAAHIRPLLERNREKDPRIRVVFRGENGGISAASNSALELARGEWIVLLDHDDELPEEALYMVVREILRHPEAALIYSDEDKIDEEGRRFEPYFKPDFCYDLLLSQNCINHLGVYRSDLLRSLGGFREGFDGSQDYDLALRFVERLEPRQIRHIPRVLYHWRAIASSGAARQEAKPYAYEAARRAIGDHLQRVGERAEVLFTPIRWAYRVRRSLPENVRVSLLLRAGTTAEALGRSIERIRKQADCPELELLVVAGSPSCPNEDDEGKEGVRFLAPPAGLAGPSLWNWAARQAKGEILVFLEAPAEPKGEDWLAELVSQAVRPEVGAVGARILAPTARWPRRGS; this is encoded by the coding sequence TTGGTCGCTCCCGTTCTCTGGTCCGCCAAGGCGCTGCGCTCTTTCCTGCGCGATCCCAAGACAGGATTCGTGCGACGGAGAATCGGGCTTGGGGCAGAAGCGGGCGTCGGCTGCCCGGAGTCGGAGGGAGAGCCGGCGCAGGCCGAGTGGGCGGCGGCTTTGGCCTGGGCGTTTCTCTTGGCGTCCGCAACACCGGCCGTGTCCGCGGAGCGAGAGCGTCTTTATCGTCTCTTGCGGGAGATGTCCCCGGATCTGGCGCAAGGGATCGCGGTGAGGCTGCGTGCTTGGGATCTCCTGGAAAAGATGGCCCCCAAAAAGGGCTTGGCGGCTGCCGTGGGCCGGGTAGGCGGTCCGAAGGCCGCCCTTCGCATGGAGGCGGCGATGCAGCAGTTGCGCCGGGCCGAGAGCGCTTTCCGGCGAAGGCGGAGGCATATCCTCTATCGGATGGGGTTGCGGAAGCAACCGATCCCGGCGTGCCGGGAAGATACCGAATGGCGAGCCTTTGGGACCATGGCATCGGAAGCCTACGCGAGCTGGATCGCGGCCTACCAGCAACTCGACGGGGCGGATCGGGAGGCGATTCGCAGGGAGATCGAGCGGTTTCCCCGAAGGCCGCTGCTTTCGATCGTCATGCCGGTGTTCAATAGCCCGGCGAAGTGGCTCCAGCGGGCCATCGACTCGGTGCGGGAGCAGCTCTATCCGGATTGGGAGCTCTGCATCGCCGACGATGGATCGACGGCTGCCCACATCCGGCCCTTGTTAGAAAGGAATCGGGAGAAGGACCCCCGGATCCGGGTCGTTTTCCGCGGGGAAAATGGGGGGATTTCCGCCGCCTCCAACAGCGCGCTCGAACTGGCGCGGGGGGAGTGGATCGTCCTCTTGGATCATGACGACGAGTTGCCCGAGGAGGCGCTTTATATGGTGGTGCGGGAGATCCTGCGCCATCCGGAGGCTGCGCTGATCTACTCGGACGAAGACAAGATCGACGAGGAGGGCCGCCGCTTCGAGCCCTATTTCAAGCCCGACTTCTGCTACGACCTGCTGCTTTCCCAAAACTGCATCAACCACTTGGGAGTCTATCGGTCGGACCTTTTACGCTCCCTGGGAGGGTTTCGGGAAGGGTTCGACGGGAGCCAGGATTACGACTTGGCGCTGCGCTTCGTGGAGCGCTTGGAGCCCCGGCAGATCCGCCACATCCCCCGGGTGCTCTACCACTGGCGGGCGATCGCCTCCTCGGGCGCGGCCCGGCAGGAGGCGAAGCCCTACGCCTATGAGGCGGCGCGGCGGGCGATCGGGGATCATCTTCAGAGAGTCGGCGAACGGGCGGAAGTCCTCTTTACGCCGATTCGCTGGGCCTATCGGGTGCGCAGGAGTCTCCCGGAGAATGTCCGCGTCAGCCTCTTGCTCAGGGCGGGAACGACGGCGGAAGCTCTGGGACGATCGATCGAGAGGATTCGGAAGCAGGCGGATTGCCCGGAATTGGAATTGCTCGTGGTTGCCGGCAGCCCGAGTTGCCCGAATGAGGACGATGAGGGCAAAGAAGGGGTGCGCTTCTTGGCTCCGCCGGCGGGACTGGCCGGCCCCTCCCTTTGGAACTGGGCGGCGCGGCAGGCGAAGGGGGAGATCCTGGTCTTCCTGGAGGCTCCGGCGGAGCCCAAGGGGGAGGATTGGCTTGCGGAGCTTGTGAGCCAGGCGGTCCGGCCCGAGGTGGGGGCGGTGGGAGCGCGGATCCTGGCCCCGACGGCACGGTGGCCGAGGCGGGGGTCGTGA
- a CDS encoding glycosyltransferase family 2 protein — protein MERGSTGYVGQAVLIRNPSAVSAACLTTRRAVWEECGGFDQGYGRDLWDIDYCLRLREKGYRIVYTPYAELVRLEDSPEESTEDRERFRLKWPEWIEWDPAYNPNLSLEEGYALAWPPRVGRPWRG, from the coding sequence GTGGAGCGGGGGTCGACCGGCTATGTGGGGCAAGCGGTCCTGATCCGGAATCCGTCGGCGGTGAGCGCGGCCTGCCTGACGACGCGGCGGGCGGTTTGGGAGGAGTGCGGGGGATTCGACCAAGGGTATGGCCGGGATCTGTGGGACATCGACTACTGCCTGCGGCTGCGGGAAAAGGGCTACCGGATCGTGTATACTCCTTATGCCGAACTCGTGCGCCTCGAGGATTCCCCTGAGGAATCTACGGAGGATCGGGAGCGCTTTCGATTGAAGTGGCCAGAGTGGATCGAATGGGATCCGGCCTACAACCCGAACTTGAGCCTGGAAGAGGGGTACGCCCTGGCCTGGCCGCCGCGGGTCGGGCGGCCGTGGAGGGGGTGA